A region from the Triticum aestivum cultivar Chinese Spring chromosome 3D, IWGSC CS RefSeq v2.1, whole genome shotgun sequence genome encodes:
- the LOC123076829 gene encoding beta-1,2-xylosyltransferase XYXT1 isoform X2: protein MEGGGGGKAMGYAHHHDTARLLKAFTRTVEPRNFGIGLVAGFLLVTCAYFSTARFDAIHIAPLDLGVPGQDAALSSEGSKAEVLDTDGDDKDLVHDASLADTKKDDTFARDGDAAVEAGKDDDAGGGALLPPLSANGTQEEQGVLEDQELLVQDAIAAAANSPNKSSSSSNGGSQPVVQSDPATLPAPVQQTPPSIPVPEVKQEAKAPPAQQIALVPQPVKQQPGSEEVATAAPRREWKPLCDMTSNRRIDWCELDGDVRVHGARGTVTLVGAPRAEEWRVRPYPRKVDPNAMRHVTNITVRSTTTLPGAAEEEECAIKHSVPALLFSDRGYTGNYFHAYTDVILPLFLTAKRYGGEVQFLVSDMQMWWVGKFLPVFKSLSNYDLVDLAADNRTRCFQHVQVGLTCHADFSIDPLRAPNGYSMVDFTRHMRGVYGLPRGLAVPAAGARPRLLLIARASTRRFVNADEIVRAAQKVGFEVVVSEGTHEVAPFAELANTCDAMLGVHGAGLTNMVFLPTGGVVIQVVPLGGLEFVAGYFRTPSRDMGLRYLEYRIAPAESTLTEQYPPDHPIFTDPDGVKSKGWDSLKQVYLDKQDVRLDLKRFRPLLKKAIAHIRANKLQ, encoded by the exons ATGGAGGGCGGTGGGGGCGGCAAGGCCATGGGCTACGCCCACCACCACGACACCGCCAGGCTGCTCAAGGCCTTCACCCGCACCGTCGAGCCGCGCAACTTCGGCATCGGCCTCGTCGCCGGCTTCCTCCTCGTCACCTGCGCATACTTCTCCACCGCCAGGTTCGACGCCATCCACATCGCGCCCCTCG ATTTGGGCGTGCCGGGGCAGGACGCGGCATTATCCAGTGAGGGGAGCAAGGCCGAGGTGCTGGACACGGACGGCGACGACAAAG ATTTGGTCCACGATGCGTCGCTGGCGGACACGAAGAAAGATGACACCTTTGCCAGGgacggcgatgccgccgtggaggCCGGCAAGGACGATGACGCCGGCGGCGGCGCTCTTCTCCCTCCCCTGTCGGCCAACGGCACGCAGGAAGAGCAAG GTGTTCTTGAGGACCAGGAGCTGCTGGTGCAGGATGCCATTGCCGCTGCTGCTAATTCTCCAAACAAGAGCTCCAGCAGCAGCAATGGCGGCTCACAACCCGTGGTTCAATCCGACCCggctactcttcctgctccagtccaGCAGACTCCTCCTTCCATCCCAGTTCCAGAGGTCAAGCAGGAGGCCAAGGCTCCTCCAGCCCAGCAGATTGCCCTCGTCCCACAGCCTGTCAAGCAGCAGCCAG GTTCAGAGGaggtggcgacggcggcgccgAGGCGGGAGTGGAAGCCGCTGTGCGACATGACGTCGAACCGGCGCATCGACTGGTGCGAGCTGGACGGCGACGTGCGCGTCCACGGCGCCAGGGGCACGGTCACCCTGGTCGGCGCGCCGCGGGCCGAGGAGTGGCGCGTCCGGCCGTACCCGCGCAAGGTCGACCCCAACGCCATGCGCCACGTGACCAACATCACCGTGCGCTCCACCACGACTCTCCCCGGCGccgccgaggaggaggagtgcgcgatcAAGcactcggtgccggcgctgctctTCTCGGACCGCGGGTACACGGGCAACTACTTCCACGCCTACACCGACGTGATCCTGCCGCTCTTCCTCACGGCGAAGCGGTACGGCGGGGAGGTGCAGTTCCTCGTCTCCGACATGCAGATGTGGTGGGTCGGCAAGTTCCTCCCGGTCTTCAAGAGCCTCTCCAACTACGACCTCGTCGACCTCGCCGCCGACAACCGCACCCGCTGCTTCCAGCACGTCCAGGTCGGCCTCACCTGCCACGCCGACTTCAGCATCGACCCGCTCCGCGCCCCCAACGGCTACTCCATGGTCGACTTCACCCGGCACATGCGCGGCGTCTACGGCCTCCCCCGCGGCCTGGCCGTGCCCGCCGCCGGCGCCAGGCCACGGCTCCTCCTCATCGCGCGCGCCAGCACGCGCCGGTTCGTGAACGCCGACGAGATCGTGCGCGCGGCCCAGAAGGTGGGGTTCGAGGTGGTGGTCTCCGAGGGCACGCACGAGGTGGCGCCGTTCGCGGAGCTGGCCAACACCTGCGACGCCATGCTGGGCGTGCACGGCGCCGGGCTCACCAACATGGTGTTCCTGCCCACGGGCGGGGTGGTGATCCAGGTGGTGCCGCTGGGCGGCCTCGAGTTCGTCGCCGGCTACTTCCGCACGCCGTCCAGGGACATGGGCCTGAGATACCTCGAGTACCGGATCGCGCCGGCGGAGAGCACGCTGACGGAGCAGTACCCGCCGGACCACCCGATATTCACCGACCCCGACGGCGTGAAGAGCAAGGGGTGGGACTCGCTCAAGCAGGTGTACCTCGACAAGCAGGACGTCCGGCTCGACCTCAAGCGCTTCCGGCCGCTGCTCAAGAAGGCCATCGCACACATCAGAGCGAACAAGCTCCAGTGA
- the LOC123076829 gene encoding beta-1,2-xylosyltransferase XYXT1 isoform X1 — protein MEGGGGGKAMGYAHHHDTARLLKAFTRTVEPRNFGIGLVAGFLLVTCAYFSTARFDAIHIAPLVSPSETRIGSSASAAAAGSKSQLDLGVPGQDAALSSEGSKAEVLDTDGDDKDLVHDASLADTKKDDTFARDGDAAVEAGKDDDAGGGALLPPLSANGTQEEQGVLEDQELLVQDAIAAAANSPNKSSSSSNGGSQPVVQSDPATLPAPVQQTPPSIPVPEVKQEAKAPPAQQIALVPQPVKQQPGSEEVATAAPRREWKPLCDMTSNRRIDWCELDGDVRVHGARGTVTLVGAPRAEEWRVRPYPRKVDPNAMRHVTNITVRSTTTLPGAAEEEECAIKHSVPALLFSDRGYTGNYFHAYTDVILPLFLTAKRYGGEVQFLVSDMQMWWVGKFLPVFKSLSNYDLVDLAADNRTRCFQHVQVGLTCHADFSIDPLRAPNGYSMVDFTRHMRGVYGLPRGLAVPAAGARPRLLLIARASTRRFVNADEIVRAAQKVGFEVVVSEGTHEVAPFAELANTCDAMLGVHGAGLTNMVFLPTGGVVIQVVPLGGLEFVAGYFRTPSRDMGLRYLEYRIAPAESTLTEQYPPDHPIFTDPDGVKSKGWDSLKQVYLDKQDVRLDLKRFRPLLKKAIAHIRANKLQ, from the exons ATGGAGGGCGGTGGGGGCGGCAAGGCCATGGGCTACGCCCACCACCACGACACCGCCAGGCTGCTCAAGGCCTTCACCCGCACCGTCGAGCCGCGCAACTTCGGCATCGGCCTCGTCGCCGGCTTCCTCCTCGTCACCTGCGCATACTTCTCCACCGCCAGGTTCGACGCCATCCACATCGCGCCCCTCG TCAGCCCCTCGGAGACCCGGATTGGCTCGtcggcgagcgccgccgccgccggctccaaGAGCCAATTAG ATTTGGGCGTGCCGGGGCAGGACGCGGCATTATCCAGTGAGGGGAGCAAGGCCGAGGTGCTGGACACGGACGGCGACGACAAAG ATTTGGTCCACGATGCGTCGCTGGCGGACACGAAGAAAGATGACACCTTTGCCAGGgacggcgatgccgccgtggaggCCGGCAAGGACGATGACGCCGGCGGCGGCGCTCTTCTCCCTCCCCTGTCGGCCAACGGCACGCAGGAAGAGCAAG GTGTTCTTGAGGACCAGGAGCTGCTGGTGCAGGATGCCATTGCCGCTGCTGCTAATTCTCCAAACAAGAGCTCCAGCAGCAGCAATGGCGGCTCACAACCCGTGGTTCAATCCGACCCggctactcttcctgctccagtccaGCAGACTCCTCCTTCCATCCCAGTTCCAGAGGTCAAGCAGGAGGCCAAGGCTCCTCCAGCCCAGCAGATTGCCCTCGTCCCACAGCCTGTCAAGCAGCAGCCAG GTTCAGAGGaggtggcgacggcggcgccgAGGCGGGAGTGGAAGCCGCTGTGCGACATGACGTCGAACCGGCGCATCGACTGGTGCGAGCTGGACGGCGACGTGCGCGTCCACGGCGCCAGGGGCACGGTCACCCTGGTCGGCGCGCCGCGGGCCGAGGAGTGGCGCGTCCGGCCGTACCCGCGCAAGGTCGACCCCAACGCCATGCGCCACGTGACCAACATCACCGTGCGCTCCACCACGACTCTCCCCGGCGccgccgaggaggaggagtgcgcgatcAAGcactcggtgccggcgctgctctTCTCGGACCGCGGGTACACGGGCAACTACTTCCACGCCTACACCGACGTGATCCTGCCGCTCTTCCTCACGGCGAAGCGGTACGGCGGGGAGGTGCAGTTCCTCGTCTCCGACATGCAGATGTGGTGGGTCGGCAAGTTCCTCCCGGTCTTCAAGAGCCTCTCCAACTACGACCTCGTCGACCTCGCCGCCGACAACCGCACCCGCTGCTTCCAGCACGTCCAGGTCGGCCTCACCTGCCACGCCGACTTCAGCATCGACCCGCTCCGCGCCCCCAACGGCTACTCCATGGTCGACTTCACCCGGCACATGCGCGGCGTCTACGGCCTCCCCCGCGGCCTGGCCGTGCCCGCCGCCGGCGCCAGGCCACGGCTCCTCCTCATCGCGCGCGCCAGCACGCGCCGGTTCGTGAACGCCGACGAGATCGTGCGCGCGGCCCAGAAGGTGGGGTTCGAGGTGGTGGTCTCCGAGGGCACGCACGAGGTGGCGCCGTTCGCGGAGCTGGCCAACACCTGCGACGCCATGCTGGGCGTGCACGGCGCCGGGCTCACCAACATGGTGTTCCTGCCCACGGGCGGGGTGGTGATCCAGGTGGTGCCGCTGGGCGGCCTCGAGTTCGTCGCCGGCTACTTCCGCACGCCGTCCAGGGACATGGGCCTGAGATACCTCGAGTACCGGATCGCGCCGGCGGAGAGCACGCTGACGGAGCAGTACCCGCCGGACCACCCGATATTCACCGACCCCGACGGCGTGAAGAGCAAGGGGTGGGACTCGCTCAAGCAGGTGTACCTCGACAAGCAGGACGTCCGGCTCGACCTCAAGCGCTTCCGGCCGCTGCTCAAGAAGGCCATCGCACACATCAGAGCGAACAAGCTCCAGTGA